Below is a genomic region from Sphingomonas sp. KR3-1.
CCCGCGGTGCCGACATCACCGACATCGTCGTGCTGGTGGTCGCCGCGAACGACGGCCTGATGCCGCAGACGATCGAGGCGATCAATCACACCAAGGCGGCCGGCGTGCCGATGATCGTGGCGATCAACAAGGTCGACCTCGACAGCGCCAATCCGCAGCGCGTGCGCGAGCGCCTGCTCGAGCATGAAGTGATCGTCGAAGAGATGGGCGGCGAGACGCAGGACGTCGAAGTCTCCGCGCTCAAGAAGATCGGCCTCGACGACCTGATCGCCAAGATCCAGATCCAGGCCGAGCTGCTCGATCTCAAGGCCAATCCGGACCGCGAGGCCGAAGGCACCGTGATCGAGGCGAAGCTCGACAAGGGCCGCGGCCCCGTCGCCACCGTCCTCGTCAATCGCGGCACCTTGAAGGTCGGCGACGTGTTCGTCGTCGGCGCCGAGAGTGGCAAGGTCCGCGCGCTGGTCAACGACAAGGGCCAGCAGGTCAAGGAAGCCGGTCCTTCGGTTCCGGTCGAGATCCTCGGCCTCTCCGGCGTGCCGATGGCGGGCGATCCGCTCCAGGTCGTCGAGAACGAGGCACGTGCGCGCGAAGTCGCCGAATATCGTTCGGGCGTCGCGCTCCAGAAGCGCACGACCAACGCGCCGGCCAGCCTCGAGAGCATGTTCTCGGCGCTCAAGGAAAAGCAGGCGATGGAATATCCGCTGGTCGTCAAGGCGGATACCCAGGGCACGGTCGAGGCGATCGTCGCGGCGATCAACAAGATCAGCACCGACGACATCAAGGCGCGCGTGCTGCATTCGGGCGTCGGCGGCATCACCGAGAGCGACGTGTCGCTCGCCGGTGCCGCGGGTGCGCCGATCATCGGCTTCAACGTCCGCCCGAACGCCAAGGCGCGCGAGATCGCCGAGCGCAACAAGGTCGCGTTCAAATACTATGACGTGATCTACGACCTGACCGACGAGATCCGCGCCGGCATGGCCGGGCAGCTCGGGCCGGAAGCGTTCGAAACCGTCGTCGGCCGCGCCGAGATCAAGGAAGTCTTCTCGGCGGGCAAGCACGGCAAGGCTGCCGGCCTGCTGGTCACCGAAGGCTCGATCCGCAAGGCGCTCAAGGCGCGCATCACCCGGGACGATGTCATCATCTACCAGGGCGAGATCGCCTCGCTGCGCCGCTTCAAGGACGATGTCCCCGAAGTCCGCGCGGGCCTGGAGTGTGGTGTGACGTTCACGCAGAACTTCACCGACATCAAGGCGGGCGACTATCTCGAGACCTTCGAAGTCGAGATGCGCGAGCGCACGCTGTAATCTGAAATTCCCTCTCCCTTTGGGAGAGGGAGGGAGCCGCGGAGCGGCGGAAGGGTGAGGGTCGAGAGGCAGTGCTGCCCTCACCCTCCCACCCGGCTTCGCCGGGCGGGCCCCTCCCTCTCCCGCTGGGAGAGGGAATAGATGGCTTCGATCTTCGACGACTTCCCCGTCCCTTCCTCGGCCCGGCTGCTTGGCTGGGAAGTGAAGGCGGTCGATGTCGCGGCGAAGACGATCGAGATCGGCTTCGCCATCGACGATCGCTTCCTCAATCCGGCGGGCACGGTGCAGGGCGGCTTCCTCGCGGCGATGCTCGACGACACGCAGGGGCCCTGCCTGTTCGCGGCGAGCGAGGGCGCGGTCTATGCGCCGACGATCGACTTCCACGTCGTCTGCCTGAAGCCGGCGCTGCCGGGGCGCTTCACCGGCAAGGGCCGTGTGGTAAGCCTGGGCAAGACGATCGCGGTGACCGAGGCCGAATTGTTCGACGAAGGCGGCGCGATGGTCGCCCGCGGCACCTTCACGGGCCGCGTGATGCAGGGCGCAATGGCGCGCCGGGGTGAGAAATGAAGACGACGACCACCACCGAAGAACGCTCCGTCCGCCTGCTGCGCGTCGGCGAGCAGGTGCGCCACGTGCTGAGCGAGATCCTCCAGCGCGGCGACGTGCATGACGATGTGCTGGCCAAGCACATGGTCTCGATCACCGAAGTGCGCATGTCCCCCGACCTGCGCCACGCCACCGTGTTCGTGAAGCCGCTGCTCGGCAAGGACGAGGCCGTGGTGATCAAGGCGCTGCGCACCAACACCGCCTATCTCCAGCGCGAGGTCGCCACCCGCGTGAAGATGAAATACGCGGCCAAGCTCAAGTTCCTGGCGGACGAGAGCTTCGACGAGGGCAGCCATATCGACAAGCTGCTGCGCGACCCCAAGGTGGCGCAGGACCTGGGCGACGAGGCGGGCGCGGAAGATTGACTCCGACCGCGGTAAGACGCATCTTACCTTGGTGCATGCGAAGACGACCTTATCGGCCAAGGGGCAAGTGGTAATCCCGAAGGAAGTTCGGGATGCGCTCGGCCTGCTGCCCGGTCAGGTGCTTGACGTTGTCCGGACGGGCAATGGTGTTCTCCTCACACCGCAGCATCGCAAGAGCGGACGAACCGCCGAAGAGATTTTCGCGCGCATCCGTGAAATAGCGCCGCCCTGGAATGGCCCCCCGGTTTCCATCGAAGACATGGATCGCGCCGTCGATGCCATGTTCGCAGCCAAGTCGAAGGATGACATCTGACTGCGGCGATAGAC
It encodes:
- the rbfA gene encoding 30S ribosome-binding factor RbfA → MKTTTTTEERSVRLLRVGEQVRHVLSEILQRGDVHDDVLAKHMVSITEVRMSPDLRHATVFVKPLLGKDEAVVIKALRTNTAYLQREVATRVKMKYAAKLKFLADESFDEGSHIDKLLRDPKVAQDLGDEAGAED
- a CDS encoding PaaI family thioesterase; the protein is MASIFDDFPVPSSARLLGWEVKAVDVAAKTIEIGFAIDDRFLNPAGTVQGGFLAAMLDDTQGPCLFAASEGAVYAPTIDFHVVCLKPALPGRFTGKGRVVSLGKTIAVTEAELFDEGGAMVARGTFTGRVMQGAMARRGEK
- a CDS encoding AbrB/MazE/SpoVT family DNA-binding domain-containing protein codes for the protein MHAKTTLSAKGQVVIPKEVRDALGLLPGQVLDVVRTGNGVLLTPQHRKSGRTAEEIFARIREIAPPWNGPPVSIEDMDRAVDAMFAAKSKDDI